The Populus nigra chromosome 19, ddPopNigr1.1, whole genome shotgun sequence genome includes a window with the following:
- the LOC133679593 gene encoding classical arabinogalactan protein 10-like, translating to MGSITGLVLVLALFLLQISSSSAETPEQSPSPSPSTEESAAPANSPFLSPPLPSPSPEIGSPSDSPLASPPAPPPSDLVPSVVPGSAPASAPAEGSEINHSNNVEAGSGGEGSEGEGESKGMSGGKKAGIVVGVIVAACMVGFGGLVYKKRQDNIRRSDYGYAARREIL from the coding sequence ATGGGTAGCATCACTGGATTAGTGCTTGTTTTAGCCTTGTTCTTATTGcaaatctcctcctcctccgcggAAACACCTGAACAGTCACCGTCTCCATCTCCGTCTACCGAAGAATCCGCCGCCCCCGCCAATTCACCATTTCTATCTCCTCCTCTTCCATCTCCTTCACCAGAAATTGGATCTCCGTCAGATTCGCCATTGGCATCCCCACCAGCACCACCGCCTTCAGATCTGGTTCCGTCCGTTGTTCCAGGCTCAGCACCTGCATCAGCGCCGGCGGAAGGGAGCGAGATCAATCACAGCAACAATGTGGAAGCAGGAAGTGGGGGTGAAGGCAGTGAGGGTGAAGGAGAATCGAAGGGAATGAGCGGAGGGAAGAAGGCGGGGATAGTAGTGGGAGTGATAGTGGCGGCGTGTATGGTTGGATTTGGAGGATTGGTTTATAAGAAGAGACAAGATAACATTCGAAGGTCTGATTATGGTTATGCTGCTAGAAGAGAGATTCTCTGA